GCCCTCGGTTAACACCCGAGGGCTTTGTTGCTCACGGAGACTGCTCGGCTCTATCGCATCAACAAGAATGTGATATCGCCTCGCTCTCGCAACCGCCCTCGGTTAACACCCGAGGGCTTTGTTGCTCACGGAGACCGCCCGGCTCTGTCGCATCGTCAAGAATGTGATATCGCCTCGCTCTCACAACCACGCCTCGTTAAATAATCCCAAGCCGAGTACAGCAGAAAAAAGCTTGCTTGTTTCTGTTGTTGAGGCGCCGGTTTATGCGATGAAATCGCAATACGAGGCGTTTGTTGTTCATGGAGATTGCTTAGTTTTATTTCTAGAAATGAAAACGGCACCTCGCTTTGAGCGGGGTGCCTGTTTTAAATTTGCTTTTTTGATTAATGCACGCCATTGCCGTCAGCGACGTCGCAAGTCACCGGCTTGCCGTTCACTTCAAGAGCGAGAGCGTCGCAGAATACGGCGCCTCCCTTCACGGAGAGCGCAATCTTCTCGAAGTCTTTCACCTTGAGCTCGCGGGGTTCGCTCGGGGAGACACCCTTGAAGAGGGCGCGGTCACCGGGCTTTGCGTCTTCAGGCACAGAGACGAGGCGGCAGGTGTGTGCTTCGGCGTCGAGGTCGCCTGCAAAGAGCATACCCTGGCTCATGATACCGCGCAGGGCGCTCGGCTTGAGGTTTGCGAACAACAGAATCTTGCGGTCCTGAAGTTCTTCGGCCTTGTAGCTGTTCTTGAGGCCGCTGCAGATGGTGCGGAGTTCGCCTTCGCCGGCGTCCACCTTGAGCACGTAGAGGCTTGTAGCATCCGGATGGTCGGCCACTTCCTTAATCTGGGCCACGCGCATGTCCATGGCGGCGGGCACGTCGGCAGCCATCAGGGGCTTGTTCTGCTTGGGCTTCGGTTGGGCTTCCTGCTTCTTGACTTCTTCTTCAATACGCGGGAAGAGCGGCTTGCCTTCGCCGAATGCTTCGCCACCCTTGAGGATACCCCAGGCGAGATCGTCGGCACTCTGGAACTTGGAGCCGATCATGGCGAGGCCTTCCTCGGACTTGCCCGGAATCACCGGCCACAGCAAGCAGAGCGAGAGACGCACGGCTTCTGCAGATACGTAAAGAACCGTTGCGAGTTCGTCTTTGTGGGCGGGGTCCTTCGCGAGCTTCCACGGAGCCTTGACTTCGAGGTAGCGGTTGATGCTACGCACGAGCTGCATGATGGTTTCGATAGACTGCGAGAGGCGAGCCTGCGGCAGGCCTTCCTTGATTTCGGCAATCACCTTGTTTGCAAGATTGATGACTTCATTTTCGGCGTCGCCGATTGCGGTGGCGGCGGGGAGCTTGCCTTCGAAATTCGTGATGACCAGGCGGTGCACGCGGTTCAGCACGTTACCGAGGTCGTTAGCGAGGTCGCTGTTGATGCGGCGCACGAATGCTTCGTGAGTGAAGTTGGCATCCTGACCGACGACCATTTCACGAGCGAGGAAGTAGCGGAAAGCGTCGATGCCGTACTTTTCCATGTAGTCCATCGGGTTCACCACGTTGCCTGCGGACTTGCTCATCTTTTCGCCGCCGTTCACGAGCCACCAGCCGTGGGCGAGGATGTGCTGCGGAAGCGGGATGTCGAGGGCCATGAGCATGGTCGGCCAGTACACGCTATGCGTGGTGAGAATGTCCTTGCCGATGAGGTGGTAAGTGGCAGGCCAGATCGGCGTGCCGTCGGCATAAGTCTTGTGGAAGGCGGTGGAGGCGCTCACGTAGTTGAGCAAAGCGTCGAACCAAACGTAGGTCACGTAGTCAGTGTCGAAGGGCAGCGGAATGCCCCAGCTAAGGCGTGCCTTCGGGCGGCTGATGCAGAGGTCATTCAGCGGCTGGCGCAGGAATCCGCGGATTTCGTTCCAGCGGTAGTCCGGCACAATCCAGTCCTTGTGGCTTTCCAAGAAGTCGATGAGCTTCTGCTGGTAAGAACCCATCTTGAAGAAGTAGTTCTTTTCCTTGAGCCATTCCACCGGGCGGTGGCTGATGGGGTCGCACTTGTTTTCGTCGAGTTCGTCTTCGCTGAAGAAGCGTTCTTCGCCGACGGAGTACCAACCTTCGTATTCCTTCGAATAAATTTCACCCTTGTCCCAGAGTTTCTGCAGGCATTCCTGCACAAAAGCCTTGTGTTCGGGCATCGTGGTGCGGATAAAGAAGTCGTTGCCGATACCCATCTTCTTCCACAGGTCTTCGAAACGGTGGTAGTATTCATCTACGTGTTCCTGCGGGGTCACGCCGCGCTTTTCGGCGGCGCGCTGCACCTTCTGGCCGTGTTCGTCGGTACCGGTCAAGAAGAAAGTCTGGTAGCCCAGAATCTTGTGGAAACGGGTGAGAATATCGGCCAAGACCGTGGTGTAGGAATGCCCAATATGCGGGGCGTCATTCACATAATAAATCGGGGTAGTAACGTAAAAATTTTTCATGGCCACAAATGTAGAAATTTTTTGTTATATTTGCCACCGAATTTGCCTGGATAGTTCAGTTGGATAGAACGGGTCCCTCCTAAGGATCAGACTCGCGTTCGAATCGCGATCCGGGTATTTCGCTGGTAGCTTCGGCTGCCAGCTCTTTTTTTATGTCATCCCCGCGTAGGCGGGCGGACAGCACTTAGCACATTTAGTGCTTTGTGCGCATGGCCACCAAGGTGGGGATCCCCTTTTCAAGCTGAAATTTTTATTTTTCTAGTGTGAAGAAACTCTATATTGCCTTTATTGTTGTTTTTGCAGTCTTGTTGCTGCTGCCGTTTACGGTGCAGACTGTGGCGGATTTGCGCGGTGAAAAGCGCTTTGTCAGCCTGGATATTTTCAAGGATGTCGTTTATACGCCGTTTAAGCGTGAATCCGAGATGGCGGAATCGGCTGCCAAGTTGAACGATGCCTGGTTTGCGGCGCGTGAATCGATTGCCGGTGGTGCCGAGGTGGGCGAGTCGCTGGAAAACGTGGTCAGTGCGCTTTCGGACCTGGAAGCGGTTGCTCTTACGGTGAACAGCTATGCCGAACTCGATACGGCTGAGGCGGACTACAAGTTGCTGAAGTTGGCGGATACTTTGGTAGCCTCCCTTGAAGATGAACCCGAAACCTTCAAAACCGTGGATTCCACGCTGAAGGCGGTTGTGGCTGAATTTGGACATTTCTCGGTTTGGCGTGCGCTTTGTGGCATTAAGCATTACGGCGTGTGGACGAGCCGTTATCTGCGTGCGTTCGAAAACAAAGTCGAAGACGAAAATGCGCTTGTGCTTGCTTTCCGCCCCAAGTACCAGTTGGCGGTATGGAATGTTTTCAATGATCCGGGCGAAAAAGTTGTGCTCGGTTCTGGTTCGGGCCGTTGGCTGTTCTACCGTCAAGATGTAGAATTCCTGGTGCAGCCGTCGCCGCTGGATGTACGCAGCGCAAAGCTCGATAACCCGATTCAGGCTATTCTCAAGTTCCGCGACCAGCTCAAGGCGAAGGGCGTAGAGCTCCTAGTGGTGGTTACTCCGGGCAAGCCGAGCATTTATCCGGAACGCTTGACCGGCGTTGATGGCTTGAAACTTGCTGGACACGGCAAGGCGATTCTGGATTCGCTTGCTACGCTTGGGCTGAATACGGTGGATTTGTATACGCCGCTCCTTGCCGCAAAGGCAGACGATGCAAACCTGGGTGCGCTTTATCTGGATGACGATACGCACTGGACTCCGCGTGGTGCAGAACTTGCCGCCGGTGAAATCGCGAAAAAGGTGAACGCGATGGTGGATGCGGGCCTGATCAATATCGGTGAACCGTCCATGGATTATGTGGTGTCTGATTCTTTGGCGGACCGCATGGGCGACATTGGCGAAATGAGCGGCCTCAACAAGTTCAACGTGTTCAAGGTACAACAGGTAACCGGCCATGTGGTTTCTCAGCAAGAAATTTCGGAACACATGGAAGCTCCGGCAGATTCGCTTTCGGATTCCACGGTGGTACGCGATACGACCAAGACTCCGTTTAAGGATGACTTCCGCAAGTCGAAGATTTTGATTTTGGGCGACAGCTTCAGTCGCATTTACCAGACGGATGCGCCTGTGAATGCGGGTTGGATTGCACATTTTGCAAGGAATATCGGCCGACCGGTGTCCTCGATTGTGAGCGATGGCGGTGCTTCTACGCTTGTGCGTGAAAAGCTTGCCCGTAAGGCGGGCGTGCTCAAAGGCAAGAAACTCCTGATTTGGGAATTTGTAGAACGCGACCTGCGCTTTGGCGCCGAAGGCTGGAAAACGATTGAATTTTAGGAATTGACTATGGCAAGGCATGGAACACCCACTCCGGGGCAGGCGATTTTAGAAGGCATTGAATGGCTCAAGATGGATAAGGCGGAATTTGCCCGCCGCATCGGTGTCCCGATGGAGACTCTCGAGGGCTTGATTGCGGGAACGGTTGAAGTTACCCGCGAACTTGCCGAAGCGCTTGAATCCGTGACGGGTAGCCCCGCTGCCTATTGGCGCATGCTCGCCAGCAAAGCCAAGAGGAATGCGTAATGAATATTACCGACGCCGTTTCTTGTATGTGCGACCTCGCGAAGGGCGAGGCGGAACAGTTTGATGTAATTGCCTCGAATTCCCATTCCGAGGGCTTGTCTGTTTTTCAGGGCCAGGTGCAGAATACCGAAATTTCGGATTCCGTAGGGCTTGGCATTCGCGTGATTAAGGATGGACGTCCGGGGTATGCGCACACGGAACGCTTGACCAAGGAAGCGATTGCGCAGACCATCAAGGATGCCATTTGCCATACGCAGTGGACCGAGAAGGTTGACTTTGAATTGCCTGCTCCGGCAAAGATTCCTGAAGGCAATCCCAATTACAATCCGGCGCTGGAATCGCTTACGTTGGCAGAACTCAAGGACTTTTGCATCGAACTTGAAAAGGAAACGTTTGCACGTTCTGCCGACATCAAGAATATTCCGTACTTGGGTGCTGACCTGAACCGCGACTTTTCGATTGTCGCAAACCACAAGGGCCTTTTCTATACCGATAAGGGCAACTCGGTATCGGTGGGTGCAGGCGCAGTCGCTGTGCGCGATGGTATCAGCAAGCTCGGCAACTTTGTCAAAAGTGAACGCGACTGGAGCAAGTTCACCGTTGCTGAAATCGCTGACAAGGCTGCCAACTACGCAACGGAACTTTTCGGCGCCAAGAAAATCGAAGGCGGCAAGATTCCTGTCGTGTTCTCGGAACGAATTTCCGGCCGATTCATGAGTATGTACGCTTCACCGTTCATCGCTGAATCCATGCAGAAGGGAACTTCTCGCTTGGCCGGTAAAGAAGGCCAGAAGATAGCCTCCGAAAAGCTTTCTCTCTGGAGCGATCCGCTCGGTGAGAACTTCTGCCACAAGATGTACTTTGATTCCGAAGGCTGCTTGACTCGACGAGTCGAAGTCATTAAGGACGGCATCTTTAACGAAGCTCTCTACAATTTGGAAACCGCTGCGAAGGCTGGCTGTGCCACAACGGGCAACGGCGCCCGCGATTTCGGCTCCAAGATGTCTACGGCGTTCTGGAACATGTTCGTTCCGGCAGGGGAGTATTCTTCTGCGGATCTTCTGAAGCTTTTCCCCAAGTGCCTCTTGGTGGTGCGCCTCGAAGGCGGTTCCGGCTGTAGCTCCGTGAGTGGCGAACTCAGCATTGGTGCCCACGGTTTCTGGTGCGAAAACGGCGTGATTCAACACCCTGTCGATGGCGTGACCTTGTCGGGCAACTACTTCGACATCATCCAGAATGTGGTCGGAGTCGGCAACGAATATTACAATCCGTTTGCCGGGATCAAGGTCCCGGCGCTTGCCATCAGCGAGCTTGCGGTGAGTTGTTAAAAAAAGTCCCCTTACGGGGACTCTTTTTTTAATCTCAAACCACTGTCTACTGCCTACTTCTTACTGTCTACAGCAGCCTTCTTTTGCCTGTAAATCAGAACAATCAGCCAGATTAAACCGGTCAGGAACATGACGCTGCAAAGCGTCTGTCCGCGGCTCATGCCGAACAGGTCCACGCGGCCGAGATGTGCGTCGGGCCTGCGGAAAAATTCGATGAAGAATCTAAAGAAACCATAGCCCATCAGGTACAGGCAAGGCATCTTGTCTCGCAGCAGCGGAATGCGTCTTAAGTTGTACAAAATTGCAAATAAGATAACGCCTTCGAACAGCATTTCGTAAAGCTGGCTCGGGTGGTGCAGAATGGGGTTGGTAATGGGGCTATCGTGGGCGAGCGGGAACCACATGCCGATGCCGCTTGTGGTGACTTCGCCAAATAGTTCGCCGTTAATGAAGTTGCCCCAGCGGCCCCAGGTGTAGGCGAGCGGCGCCAGCATAAAGCAAAGGTTCAGGCC
This region of uncultured Fibrobacter sp. genomic DNA includes:
- the metG gene encoding methionine--tRNA ligase — encoded protein: MKNFYVTTPIYYVNDAPHIGHSYTTVLADILTRFHKILGYQTFFLTGTDEHGQKVQRAAEKRGVTPQEHVDEYYHRFEDLWKKMGIGNDFFIRTTMPEHKAFVQECLQKLWDKGEIYSKEYEGWYSVGEERFFSEDELDENKCDPISHRPVEWLKEKNYFFKMGSYQQKLIDFLESHKDWIVPDYRWNEIRGFLRQPLNDLCISRPKARLSWGIPLPFDTDYVTYVWFDALLNYVSASTAFHKTYADGTPIWPATYHLIGKDILTTHSVYWPTMLMALDIPLPQHILAHGWWLVNGGEKMSKSAGNVVNPMDYMEKYGIDAFRYFLAREMVVGQDANFTHEAFVRRINSDLANDLGNVLNRVHRLVITNFEGKLPAATAIGDAENEVINLANKVIAEIKEGLPQARLSQSIETIMQLVRSINRYLEVKAPWKLAKDPAHKDELATVLYVSAEAVRLSLCLLWPVIPGKSEEGLAMIGSKFQSADDLAWGILKGGEAFGEGKPLFPRIEEEVKKQEAQPKPKQNKPLMAADVPAAMDMRVAQIKEVADHPDATSLYVLKVDAGEGELRTICSGLKNSYKAEELQDRKILLFANLKPSALRGIMSQGMLFAGDLDAEAHTCRLVSVPEDAKPGDRALFKGVSPSEPRELKVKDFEKIALSVKGGAVFCDALALEVNGKPVTCDVADGNGVH
- a CDS encoding XRE family transcriptional regulator encodes the protein MARHGTPTPGQAILEGIEWLKMDKAEFARRIGVPMETLEGLIAGTVEVTRELAEALESVTGSPAAYWRMLASKAKRNA
- a CDS encoding TldD/PmbA family protein: MNITDAVSCMCDLAKGEAEQFDVIASNSHSEGLSVFQGQVQNTEISDSVGLGIRVIKDGRPGYAHTERLTKEAIAQTIKDAICHTQWTEKVDFELPAPAKIPEGNPNYNPALESLTLAELKDFCIELEKETFARSADIKNIPYLGADLNRDFSIVANHKGLFYTDKGNSVSVGAGAVAVRDGISKLGNFVKSERDWSKFTVAEIADKAANYATELFGAKKIEGGKIPVVFSERISGRFMSMYASPFIAESMQKGTSRLAGKEGQKIASEKLSLWSDPLGENFCHKMYFDSEGCLTRRVEVIKDGIFNEALYNLETAAKAGCATTGNGARDFGSKMSTAFWNMFVPAGEYSSADLLKLFPKCLLVVRLEGGSGCSSVSGELSIGAHGFWCENGVIQHPVDGVTLSGNYFDIIQNVVGVGNEYYNPFAGIKVPALAISELAVSC
- the lgt gene encoding prolipoprotein diacylglyceryl transferase translates to MEPTWWNLIPSYFDGTAFMLGSFPVRWYGIMYIFAFVTGYLTLMHVNKKEKLGYTKDQFDSLFTWIIAGIIIGARLGYVFFYKPGYYLANPTEIILPMTHDALGYHFAGISGMSYHGGMILGTIFTYIGLKRNKMKVWEGLNLCFMLAPLAYTWGRWGNFINGELFGEVTTSGIGMWFPLAHDSPITNPILHHPSQLYEMLFEGVILFAILYNLRRIPLLRDKMPCLYLMGYGFFRFFIEFFRRPDAHLGRVDLFGMSRGQTLCSVMFLTGLIWLIVLIYRQKKAAVDSKK